One Campylobacter sputorum genomic window, ATTAATTGAATTTTTAATTATACTCTTAATTTGTTTTTTTTGCAATAGCTCCCTTAGACAATGACCAAAATACCGCTCGCTTTCATAATGACCTATGTCTATTAAAGATACTCTATTTTCATAGCACTGCAAAGCAGTATGATATTTTATGTCGCCTGTTATAAAACAATCCACATCTATATCTTTTACAAGTTCAGAGCCACTTCCCGTGCAAAATCCAACTTTTGAAACATTTTGGTTCGCTTTTACAAACTTAACATTTTTTAAATTTAACTTTTTTGCAACATCTTCCAAAAGCTCATCAAAACTTGAATTTATATCAAAAAATATCACAAAATCTTCTATCTTGCTTATATCATAACCTAAAATTTCAGTTGCCACAAATTTATTTAAAACATACTTATCAAAATTTGTATGCATAGATATCAAAGATATATTTTTTTTAAGCATTTTTTTAATGATATTTGATGGATACAAAGCGGTATTTATACTTTTTAATCCACTAAATATAAGAGGGTGATGAGTTATAATAAGCGAGTTTTGACTCAACTCATCAATCATATTACTATCTATATCCAAACTTAAATAAATATCACCAAACTCACTTTTCATTGATCCTATTTGAAGTCCAGAATTATCCCATTTTTCTTGGTCACAAAATGGTGCGATATCATCTAAAATACTATAAATTTTTTCTATTTTCATTTTCTAAATACACCAATGCACAAGATTTGGCTAATTCGCGAATTTTTAATATATATTCTTGTCTTTGTGTTACACTTATAACACCTCTTGCATCTAAAACATTAAATGTATGTGCAGCAAGCATACAATAATCATACGCTGGAAGAGCTATACCTTTACTAAGCGCATTTTTACACTCATTAAAATAACTATCAAAATGCGAAAAAAGCATTTTTGTATCAGCAACTTCAAAGTTATAAACACTAAACTCATACTCACTTCTTTTATGAACATCACCATAAGTTACGATACTACCTTTATTATCATCCCAAATGATATCATAGACATTATCCACATCTTGAAGATACATAGCAAGTCGCTCTAAACCATAAGTAACTTCGCCACTTATCTTATCGCAAGGAATTCCGCCAACTTGTTGAAAATATGTAAACTGAGTAACTTCCATCCCATCTAGCCAAACTTCCCAACCAAGTCCCCAAGCACCAAGAGTTGGACTCTCCCAGTTATCTTCTATAAATCTTATATCATGTTTTTTAAGATCAAGCCCCAAAACTTCCAAGCTTTTTAGATAAAGCTCTTGCAAGTTTGCTGGATTTGGCTTCATTATAACTTGAAACTGATAATAACTTCCAAGTCTATTTGGATTTTCGCCATACCTTCCATCAGTTGGACGGCGAGAGGGAGCTACATAAGCTACATTCCATGGTTTTTGTCCCAAAGAGCGTAAAAATGTGGCTTGATGATAAGTTCCAGCTCCTGCTGGCATATCATAAGGTTGAACTATCAAGCAACCTTGCTCATGCCAATATTTTTGTAATGTTAAAATAATCTGCGAAAATGTCATTCATTTTATCCCTATATAAATTTCTAAATTTCCATCAAAATATCGTTCAAAATCTGTTTTGTAAGCTCTTGTTAAATTTGAACTTTCAAAAAAACTCCATATTTGTTTCCATAAATTTAAAGTATCGCTACTATTTTCAAATTTAGAAGTAAAGACTGCATATTTACCACTACTAATCTTTGATGTCTTTAAATTTAAAGAAGATTGTGATTTGGTGCCTATACAAAAAATATATTCTCCATTTACATCACTTTCATAATCGCTATAAGTACAATAAATTTCACTTTTACCATCATAGCTTTGTAGAAATTTGCCCCATAATGGTGCTATTTTTGGCGATTTTGTTTCATCTAAATTTGAAGTTTTTGCACTAAATCCATAAACTTCAAATTCTTCTAAAATTTCCACAAAACGCATAACTATTTTTCTTTAAAATTATCTACTGCTTTGTTCCACATAAGTTTGTATTTACGCTTTAAAAACTCAACTTCTTGTTGAGAGTTTTTTAACTGAGTTGATAAAAGCTCAACTGTTTTTCTATCTTCATCATAAAGCTCTTGCATAGAACAAATTGCATCTTTTAAAAATTTATTTTCATTCCTTAAAGAACTTAGCGTTTCATCTTTTGCATCCAATACTTTTTCGTGTAAATTTAAAATAGTCCCTATGGTTTTCTCTACAAAACTCTCGCCTGGCAAAGAAGTATTTTGCATAACCGGTGTTTGCATATCTGAAGGGATTATACTCATTGTGCCTTGCGATGCTTCTATATAAACAACACCATTTTCCTCTTTTGAATTTAGCGTTCCTTTTTCGATCATATTTTCTATAACTTCGCGGTCTAAATGAACAAGCTTACAAAACTCATCAATCTCAAGATATGTTTGCATATATTATCCTTAAAGTAATTTTTCTATGCTAGAAGAATCTTCTTCGACTTTTTTGCTTTTAGCTTCTCTATCTTTCTTTAACTTTGCTGCAAGATCTTCATCGCTAAGTGCCAAAATTTGCATAGCCAAATATGCGGCATTTGTAGCACCAGCTTTACCTATAGCAACACTAGCAACAGGAATTCCTCCGGGCATTTGAACAGTAGAGTACAACGCATCTACGCCATTTAACGCACTTCCACTCATAGGTATACCAATTACTGGTTTTGTAGTATGAGCCGCAACAACTCCTGCTAAATGTGCAGCCATTCCAGCAGCACAGATAAATACTTGCGAGCCTTTTTTCTCAGCATTTATTACATAATCCATT contains:
- a CDS encoding Nif3-like dinuclear metal center hexameric protein; translation: MKIEKIYSILDDIAPFCDQEKWDNSGLQIGSMKSEFGDIYLSLDIDSNMIDELSQNSLIITHHPLIFSGLKSINTALYPSNIIKKMLKKNISLISMHTNFDKYVLNKFVATEILGYDISKIEDFVIFFDINSSFDELLEDVAKKLNLKNVKFVKANQNVSKVGFCTGSGSELVKDIDVDCFITGDIKYHTALQCYENRVSLIDIGHYESERYFGHCLRELLQKKQIKSIIKNSINPFNYYEGKL
- the glyQ gene encoding glycine--tRNA ligase subunit alpha — translated: MTFSQIILTLQKYWHEQGCLIVQPYDMPAGAGTYHQATFLRSLGQKPWNVAYVAPSRRPTDGRYGENPNRLGSYYQFQVIMKPNPANLQELYLKSLEVLGLDLKKHDIRFIEDNWESPTLGAWGLGWEVWLDGMEVTQFTYFQQVGGIPCDKISGEVTYGLERLAMYLQDVDNVYDIIWDDNKGSIVTYGDVHKRSEYEFSVYNFEVADTKMLFSHFDSYFNECKNALSKGIALPAYDYCMLAAHTFNVLDARGVISVTQRQEYILKIRELAKSCALVYLENENRKNL
- a CDS encoding GyrI-like domain-containing protein, with translation MRFVEILEEFEVYGFSAKTSNLDETKSPKIAPLWGKFLQSYDGKSEIYCTYSDYESDVNGEYIFCIGTKSQSSLNLKTSKISSGKYAVFTSKFENSSDTLNLWKQIWSFFESSNLTRAYKTDFERYFDGNLEIYIGIK
- a CDS encoding DUF3972 domain-containing protein: MQTYLEIDEFCKLVHLDREVIENMIEKGTLNSKEENGVVYIEASQGTMSIIPSDMQTPVMQNTSLPGESFVEKTIGTILNLHEKVLDAKDETLSSLRNENKFLKDAICSMQELYDEDRKTVELLSTQLKNSQQEVEFLKRKYKLMWNKAVDNFKEK
- the purE gene encoding 5-(carboxyamino)imidazole ribonucleotide mutase encodes the protein MKFVSIIMGSKSDYEIVSECAKIFDKFDILYEMIVSSAHRSPKRTMDYVINAEKKGSQVFICAAGMAAHLAGVVAAHTTKPVIGIPMSGSALNGVDALYSTVQMPGGIPVASVAIGKAGATNAAYLAMQILALSDEDLAAKLKKDREAKSKKVEEDSSSIEKLL